Proteins encoded together in one Lathyrus oleraceus cultivar Zhongwan6 chromosome 5, CAAS_Psat_ZW6_1.0, whole genome shotgun sequence window:
- the LOC127080516 gene encoding protein CPR-5 isoform X1, with protein MEDDKRHQVAEIQSCSSQSESEVIPNNRSTFDASETTSYSSSQLPKPKPRTKGILCKRRNPRVTVRRIRVNNVAAIGFPLGMSFAAVMAQVLYRRDAAADSMSPSHLSSICTSAINESLSSVFGDKLDGLTKNFEQSFDSTLSTLRLIYESTISNEGNKLNNMRLEIPNSKLNNMRLEIPNSKLNNMRLEIPNSKLNTGDCSGNIVMEDCQSEPLSHEHAENIDQSISSEEFRDDFHMESVTHDLALHGQSNQMVCFSPTSSGAVVNNPVISSFEKSVVEQCRSNDLKTVEIGLTRQKLKLKEIDLALRYDLNDLERSKLAMEVSKSSFKTEKFKSQLEDTRYGELNKKCIDCLIAGLFIMSASLFYGAYVYNFEQFIEAAELCAPEEESYSWFTPKSVAWFNSSVHVFICRVGVVSRMVFGFLMIIVVAYLLFQRASTLSSQTMPVTFILLMLCIGCGYCGKLCIDTLGGSGNVWLLYWEILCLLHFASICWTSALYRILHGPIDVMQTKKGNTIFRYWIRRLLFYVILLVVLPLCCGLMPFASLAQWKDHFMSKVITGSEW; from the exons ATGGAAGACGACAAGCGCCACCAAGTCGCTGAGATCCAGAGTTGTTCTTCACAATCAGAATCAGAAGTAATACCCAATAATAGGTCAACTTTCGATGCTTCCGAAACGACGTCGTATAGTTCTTCACAGTTACCAAAACCTAAACCTAGAACTAAGGGAATTTTGTGCAAACGACGGAACCCTAGAGTCACTGTTCGCCGCATAAGGGTTAATAATGTTGCCGCCATCGGTTTTCCTCTTGGAATGTCGTTCGCCGCTGTTATGGCTCAG GTGTTATATAGAAGAGATGCTGCAGCTGATAGTATGTCTCCCAGTCATCTTTCGTCG ATATGCACGTCTGCGATCAATGAATCTTTATCCAGT GTATTTGGAGACAAGCTAGATGGTTTGACAAAGAACTTTGAACAATCTTTTGATAGCACTTTGAGTACTCTTCGTTTAATTTATGAATCAACGATTAGCAATGAAGGGAATAAATTGAATAACATGAGGTTGGAAATTCCAAATTCTAAATTGAATAACATGAGGTTGGAAATTCCAAATTCTAAATTGAATAACATGAGGTTGGAAATTCCAAATTCTAAATTGAACACAGGAGACTGCTCAGGTAATATTGTTATGGAGGATTGTCAATCAGAGCCACTGTCACATGAACATGCTGAAAACATTGATCAATCAATTAGTAGTGAAGAGTTCAGGGATGATTTTCACATGGAGTCAGTTACTCATGATCTTGCTTTGCATGGGCAATCAAACCAAATGGTTTGTTTTTCTCCAACCTCTTCTGGAGCTGTAGTTAATAATCCAGTGATTAGTTCATTTGAGAAGTCTGTTGTGGAGCAATGCCGTTCTAATGACCTCAAGACTGTTGAAATTGGTCTTACAAGGCAAAAATTGAAACTCAAAGAGATAGATTTGGCTCTCCGCTACGATTTAAATGATCTGGAGCGATCCAAGTTAGCTATGGAAGTATCGAAGTCATCTTTCAAAACTGAAAAGTTTAAGAGTCAGTTAGAAGATACCAGATATGGTGAACTAAATAAGAAGTGCATAGACTGTCTTATTGCTGGTCTATTCATTATGTCAGCCTCACTTTTTTATGGCGCTTATGTTTATAACTTTGAACAGTTTATCGAGGCTGCTGAATTGTGTGCTCCAGAAGAG GAATCTTACTCCTGGTTTACTCCAAAGTCAGTAGCCTGGTTCAATTCAAGTGTGCATGTTTTTATTTGTCGAGTTGGAGTTGTAAGCCGAATGGTGTTTGGTTTCCTAATGATCATTGTAGTTGCATATTTGCTCTTCCAGCGGGCATCAACATTGTCATCACAAACTATGCCAGTCACTTTCATCCTTTTGATGCTATGTATTGGCTGTGGTTACTGTGGAAAACTGTGTATAGACACACTGGGAGGTAGTGGTAATGTTTGGCTCTTATATTGGGAGATTCTATGTTTGCTGCATTTCGCATCTATATGCTGGACGTCTGCTTTGTATCGAATCCTTCATGGACCAATCGACGTAATGCAGACAAAGAAAGGTAATACAATTTTTCGGTACTGGATTCGTCGGTTGCTGTTCTATGTTATTTTGCTTGTTGTTCTGCCATTGTGCTGTGGTCTCATGCCTTTTGCTAGCTTAGCTCAATGGAAAGACCATTTTATGTCGAAGGTGATTACTGGATCAGAATGGTAA
- the LOC127080516 gene encoding protein CPR-5 isoform X4 encodes MSPSHLSSICTSAINESLSSVFGDKLDGLTKNFEQSFDSTLSTLRLIYESTISNEGNKLNNMRLEIPNSKLNNMRLEIPNSKLNNMRLEIPNSKLNTGDCSGNIVMEDCQSEPLSHEHAENIDQSISSEEFRDDFHMESVTHDLALHGQSNQMVCFSPTSSGAVVNNPVISSFEKSVVEQCRSNDLKTVEIGLTRQKLKLKEIDLALRYDLNDLERSKLAMEVSKSSFKTEKFKSQLEDTRYGELNKKCIDCLIAGLFIMSASLFYGAYVYNFEQFIEAAELCAPEEESYSWFTPKSVAWFNSSVHVFICRVGVVSRMVFGFLMIIVVAYLLFQRASTLSSQTMPVTFILLMLCIGCGYCGKLCIDTLGGSGNVWLLYWEILCLLHFASICWTSALYRILHGPIDVMQTKKGNTIFRYWIRRLLFYVILLVVLPLCCGLMPFASLAQWKDHFMSKVITGSEW; translated from the exons ATGTCTCCCAGTCATCTTTCGTCG ATATGCACGTCTGCGATCAATGAATCTTTATCCAGT GTATTTGGAGACAAGCTAGATGGTTTGACAAAGAACTTTGAACAATCTTTTGATAGCACTTTGAGTACTCTTCGTTTAATTTATGAATCAACGATTAGCAATGAAGGGAATAAATTGAATAACATGAGGTTGGAAATTCCAAATTCTAAATTGAATAACATGAGGTTGGAAATTCCAAATTCTAAATTGAATAACATGAGGTTGGAAATTCCAAATTCTAAATTGAACACAGGAGACTGCTCAGGTAATATTGTTATGGAGGATTGTCAATCAGAGCCACTGTCACATGAACATGCTGAAAACATTGATCAATCAATTAGTAGTGAAGAGTTCAGGGATGATTTTCACATGGAGTCAGTTACTCATGATCTTGCTTTGCATGGGCAATCAAACCAAATGGTTTGTTTTTCTCCAACCTCTTCTGGAGCTGTAGTTAATAATCCAGTGATTAGTTCATTTGAGAAGTCTGTTGTGGAGCAATGCCGTTCTAATGACCTCAAGACTGTTGAAATTGGTCTTACAAGGCAAAAATTGAAACTCAAAGAGATAGATTTGGCTCTCCGCTACGATTTAAATGATCTGGAGCGATCCAAGTTAGCTATGGAAGTATCGAAGTCATCTTTCAAAACTGAAAAGTTTAAGAGTCAGTTAGAAGATACCAGATATGGTGAACTAAATAAGAAGTGCATAGACTGTCTTATTGCTGGTCTATTCATTATGTCAGCCTCACTTTTTTATGGCGCTTATGTTTATAACTTTGAACAGTTTATCGAGGCTGCTGAATTGTGTGCTCCAGAAGAG GAATCTTACTCCTGGTTTACTCCAAAGTCAGTAGCCTGGTTCAATTCAAGTGTGCATGTTTTTATTTGTCGAGTTGGAGTTGTAAGCCGAATGGTGTTTGGTTTCCTAATGATCATTGTAGTTGCATATTTGCTCTTCCAGCGGGCATCAACATTGTCATCACAAACTATGCCAGTCACTTTCATCCTTTTGATGCTATGTATTGGCTGTGGTTACTGTGGAAAACTGTGTATAGACACACTGGGAGGTAGTGGTAATGTTTGGCTCTTATATTGGGAGATTCTATGTTTGCTGCATTTCGCATCTATATGCTGGACGTCTGCTTTGTATCGAATCCTTCATGGACCAATCGACGTAATGCAGACAAAGAAAGGTAATACAATTTTTCGGTACTGGATTCGTCGGTTGCTGTTCTATGTTATTTTGCTTGTTGTTCTGCCATTGTGCTGTGGTCTCATGCCTTTTGCTAGCTTAGCTCAATGGAAAGACCATTTTATGTCGAAGGTGATTACTGGATCAGAATGGTAA
- the LOC127080516 gene encoding protein CPR-5 isoform X2 codes for MEDDKRHQVAEIQSCSSQSESEVIPNNRSTFDASETTSYSSSQLPKPKPRTKGILCKRRNPRVTVRRIRVNNVAAIGFPLGMSFAAVMAQVLYRRDAAADSMSPSHLSSICTSAINESLSSVFGDKLDGLTKNFEQSFDSTLSTLRLIYESTISNEGNKLNNMRLEIPNSKLNNMRLEIPNSKLNTGDCSGNIVMEDCQSEPLSHEHAENIDQSISSEEFRDDFHMESVTHDLALHGQSNQMVCFSPTSSGAVVNNPVISSFEKSVVEQCRSNDLKTVEIGLTRQKLKLKEIDLALRYDLNDLERSKLAMEVSKSSFKTEKFKSQLEDTRYGELNKKCIDCLIAGLFIMSASLFYGAYVYNFEQFIEAAELCAPEEESYSWFTPKSVAWFNSSVHVFICRVGVVSRMVFGFLMIIVVAYLLFQRASTLSSQTMPVTFILLMLCIGCGYCGKLCIDTLGGSGNVWLLYWEILCLLHFASICWTSALYRILHGPIDVMQTKKGNTIFRYWIRRLLFYVILLVVLPLCCGLMPFASLAQWKDHFMSKVITGSEW; via the exons ATGGAAGACGACAAGCGCCACCAAGTCGCTGAGATCCAGAGTTGTTCTTCACAATCAGAATCAGAAGTAATACCCAATAATAGGTCAACTTTCGATGCTTCCGAAACGACGTCGTATAGTTCTTCACAGTTACCAAAACCTAAACCTAGAACTAAGGGAATTTTGTGCAAACGACGGAACCCTAGAGTCACTGTTCGCCGCATAAGGGTTAATAATGTTGCCGCCATCGGTTTTCCTCTTGGAATGTCGTTCGCCGCTGTTATGGCTCAG GTGTTATATAGAAGAGATGCTGCAGCTGATAGTATGTCTCCCAGTCATCTTTCGTCG ATATGCACGTCTGCGATCAATGAATCTTTATCCAGT GTATTTGGAGACAAGCTAGATGGTTTGACAAAGAACTTTGAACAATCTTTTGATAGCACTTTGAGTACTCTTCGTTTAATTTATGAATCAACGATTAGCAATGAAGGGAATAAATTGAATAACATGAGGTTGGAAATTCCAAATTCTAAATTGAATAACATGAG GTTGGAAATTCCAAATTCTAAATTGAACACAGGAGACTGCTCAGGTAATATTGTTATGGAGGATTGTCAATCAGAGCCACTGTCACATGAACATGCTGAAAACATTGATCAATCAATTAGTAGTGAAGAGTTCAGGGATGATTTTCACATGGAGTCAGTTACTCATGATCTTGCTTTGCATGGGCAATCAAACCAAATGGTTTGTTTTTCTCCAACCTCTTCTGGAGCTGTAGTTAATAATCCAGTGATTAGTTCATTTGAGAAGTCTGTTGTGGAGCAATGCCGTTCTAATGACCTCAAGACTGTTGAAATTGGTCTTACAAGGCAAAAATTGAAACTCAAAGAGATAGATTTGGCTCTCCGCTACGATTTAAATGATCTGGAGCGATCCAAGTTAGCTATGGAAGTATCGAAGTCATCTTTCAAAACTGAAAAGTTTAAGAGTCAGTTAGAAGATACCAGATATGGTGAACTAAATAAGAAGTGCATAGACTGTCTTATTGCTGGTCTATTCATTATGTCAGCCTCACTTTTTTATGGCGCTTATGTTTATAACTTTGAACAGTTTATCGAGGCTGCTGAATTGTGTGCTCCAGAAGAG GAATCTTACTCCTGGTTTACTCCAAAGTCAGTAGCCTGGTTCAATTCAAGTGTGCATGTTTTTATTTGTCGAGTTGGAGTTGTAAGCCGAATGGTGTTTGGTTTCCTAATGATCATTGTAGTTGCATATTTGCTCTTCCAGCGGGCATCAACATTGTCATCACAAACTATGCCAGTCACTTTCATCCTTTTGATGCTATGTATTGGCTGTGGTTACTGTGGAAAACTGTGTATAGACACACTGGGAGGTAGTGGTAATGTTTGGCTCTTATATTGGGAGATTCTATGTTTGCTGCATTTCGCATCTATATGCTGGACGTCTGCTTTGTATCGAATCCTTCATGGACCAATCGACGTAATGCAGACAAAGAAAGGTAATACAATTTTTCGGTACTGGATTCGTCGGTTGCTGTTCTATGTTATTTTGCTTGTTGTTCTGCCATTGTGCTGTGGTCTCATGCCTTTTGCTAGCTTAGCTCAATGGAAAGACCATTTTATGTCGAAGGTGATTACTGGATCAGAATGGTAA
- the LOC127080516 gene encoding protein CPR-5 isoform X3 produces the protein MEDDKRHQVAEIQSCSSQSESEVIPNNRSTFDASETTSYSSSQLPKPKPRTKGILCKRRNPRVTVRRIRVNNVAAIGFPLGMSFAAVMAQVLYRRDAAADSMSPSHLSSICTSAINESLSSVFGDKLDGLTKNFEQSFDSTLSTLRLIYESTISNEGNKLNNMRLEIPNSKLNTGDCSGNIVMEDCQSEPLSHEHAENIDQSISSEEFRDDFHMESVTHDLALHGQSNQMVCFSPTSSGAVVNNPVISSFEKSVVEQCRSNDLKTVEIGLTRQKLKLKEIDLALRYDLNDLERSKLAMEVSKSSFKTEKFKSQLEDTRYGELNKKCIDCLIAGLFIMSASLFYGAYVYNFEQFIEAAELCAPEEESYSWFTPKSVAWFNSSVHVFICRVGVVSRMVFGFLMIIVVAYLLFQRASTLSSQTMPVTFILLMLCIGCGYCGKLCIDTLGGSGNVWLLYWEILCLLHFASICWTSALYRILHGPIDVMQTKKGNTIFRYWIRRLLFYVILLVVLPLCCGLMPFASLAQWKDHFMSKVITGSEW, from the exons ATGGAAGACGACAAGCGCCACCAAGTCGCTGAGATCCAGAGTTGTTCTTCACAATCAGAATCAGAAGTAATACCCAATAATAGGTCAACTTTCGATGCTTCCGAAACGACGTCGTATAGTTCTTCACAGTTACCAAAACCTAAACCTAGAACTAAGGGAATTTTGTGCAAACGACGGAACCCTAGAGTCACTGTTCGCCGCATAAGGGTTAATAATGTTGCCGCCATCGGTTTTCCTCTTGGAATGTCGTTCGCCGCTGTTATGGCTCAG GTGTTATATAGAAGAGATGCTGCAGCTGATAGTATGTCTCCCAGTCATCTTTCGTCG ATATGCACGTCTGCGATCAATGAATCTTTATCCAGT GTATTTGGAGACAAGCTAGATGGTTTGACAAAGAACTTTGAACAATCTTTTGATAGCACTTTGAGTACTCTTCGTTTAATTTATGAATCAACGATTAGCAATGAAGGGAATAAATTGAATAACATGAG GTTGGAAATTCCAAATTCTAAATTGAACACAGGAGACTGCTCAGGTAATATTGTTATGGAGGATTGTCAATCAGAGCCACTGTCACATGAACATGCTGAAAACATTGATCAATCAATTAGTAGTGAAGAGTTCAGGGATGATTTTCACATGGAGTCAGTTACTCATGATCTTGCTTTGCATGGGCAATCAAACCAAATGGTTTGTTTTTCTCCAACCTCTTCTGGAGCTGTAGTTAATAATCCAGTGATTAGTTCATTTGAGAAGTCTGTTGTGGAGCAATGCCGTTCTAATGACCTCAAGACTGTTGAAATTGGTCTTACAAGGCAAAAATTGAAACTCAAAGAGATAGATTTGGCTCTCCGCTACGATTTAAATGATCTGGAGCGATCCAAGTTAGCTATGGAAGTATCGAAGTCATCTTTCAAAACTGAAAAGTTTAAGAGTCAGTTAGAAGATACCAGATATGGTGAACTAAATAAGAAGTGCATAGACTGTCTTATTGCTGGTCTATTCATTATGTCAGCCTCACTTTTTTATGGCGCTTATGTTTATAACTTTGAACAGTTTATCGAGGCTGCTGAATTGTGTGCTCCAGAAGAG GAATCTTACTCCTGGTTTACTCCAAAGTCAGTAGCCTGGTTCAATTCAAGTGTGCATGTTTTTATTTGTCGAGTTGGAGTTGTAAGCCGAATGGTGTTTGGTTTCCTAATGATCATTGTAGTTGCATATTTGCTCTTCCAGCGGGCATCAACATTGTCATCACAAACTATGCCAGTCACTTTCATCCTTTTGATGCTATGTATTGGCTGTGGTTACTGTGGAAAACTGTGTATAGACACACTGGGAGGTAGTGGTAATGTTTGGCTCTTATATTGGGAGATTCTATGTTTGCTGCATTTCGCATCTATATGCTGGACGTCTGCTTTGTATCGAATCCTTCATGGACCAATCGACGTAATGCAGACAAAGAAAGGTAATACAATTTTTCGGTACTGGATTCGTCGGTTGCTGTTCTATGTTATTTTGCTTGTTGTTCTGCCATTGTGCTGTGGTCTCATGCCTTTTGCTAGCTTAGCTCAATGGAAAGACCATTTTATGTCGAAGGTGATTACTGGATCAGAATGGTAA